The nucleotide window GTGTGTTCGTGCAGCTCGAAGAAGGGATCGAGGGACTGGTTCACGTCTCGCAGATCTCGGCCGAGCGTGTCGATCGCCCGGGTGATCACTTCCACGTGGGCGAAGAGATCGAGGCAGAGATCACGAACCTCGATCCGCGCGAGAAGAAGATCGGCTTGTCTGTGCGGGCACTTCGGCGCTCCGAGGAGCGGGCCGAGATGGACGCGTACCTCAGTCGTGAAGGGAAGGCCGGCCGGTTCTCGCTCGAGGACGTCGTCGGCACCGATCTGCAACGCGTCGCGGTCGGCGAGAAGAACAAGACCGAGGGGTAGGTGGCGAGGGTGGCCAAGCCCCGTCACCCCGCCGGGCGAGCGTTTCGTTTCTTTCTGGCCTTCGCCGGCGTGTTCGCGTTCGTTGCGTTCGTCGTGACGTTGTTGCCGGGAAGCCCCGGGGGCTCGCTCTTGCGGACGGGCGACTTGCACGTCGCTCTGGTTCCTCTGCGCGGTGAGATCAGCCGGTCGGATGCCTTCGTCGAGACTTTGTCCGACCTTCAGAAGGACAGCTCGGTCGGCGCGGTCGTCGTTCGTATCGAGTCGCCCGGTGGCGCGGTTGCGCCGTCGCAGGAAATGTATGACGCGGTTCTTCGTTTGCGCGAAGAGAAGCCGGTGATTGCCTCTTTGGGCTCCGTGGCGGCATCGGGCGGGTACTACGTCGCGTGTGCCGCAGACGTGGTGGTGGCCAACCCGGGGACGCTTACGGGCTCGATTGGTGTGATCATGCAGCTCACCAACCTCGAGGGCTTGATGGACAAAGTCGGGGTGCGAGCCGAGATCGTGACCGCCGGGACGCAGAAGGACATGGGGTCCCCGTTCCGGAGCTTGTCGGCTCCCGAGCGGGCCATCTTTCAGACGATGGCCGACGAGGTTCACACGCAGTTTATCGACGCCGTTGCGGTCGGTCGCGGGATGACGCCTGAGGCGATGCGTCGCGTGTCGACCGGGCGAACGTTTACGGGAGAGCAGGCGCAGGGGCTGGGCCTCGTCGACGAGCTCGGTGGGCTCCATGAGGCCGTTGCGATTGCCGCGGCGAGGGCCGGGATCGAGGGTGAGCCCGTCGTCGAGAAGGTCTCCCCCCGGCGCGGGCCCTGGTGGATGCGGGCTTTGTTCTCGGACGAATCCGGCGTGAGCGCCGGTGGTTCGGCCCTCAGCCACTTCGCCGATTCCCTCGCGACTCTTGCCGGGACTTCCGGGGACGAACGTACCCCGCAGTTTCTGTGGCGCTTGCCCGTCGTGACCGAAGGGCTTCGCTGATGCACTACCGCCAGATCGGAGGACGAACATGACCAAGCGCGAACTCATCGAGACTGTGGCCAACGCGCGGCCGCTCCTGCCGAGGCGGGACGTCGAGACTCTGGTCAACGCTGTGTTCAAAACTCTCTCGGAAGCTCTCACCCGTGGGGAGCGGATCGAGATTCGGGGCTTCGGTAGTTTCATCGTGAAGCGGCGGAATGCGCGTGAAGGGCTCAACCCGAAGACGGGCGAGGCCGTGTCTGTGTCGGCGAAGCGGGTGCCGTTCTTCAAAGCTGGCAAGGAGCTCAAGTTGCGCGTCGACAAGAAGCCCGGCGACGTCGGCGACGAGATCGCCGAGACGAACGTCGCCCTCGGCGAGGCGACTGCGGTCGGCGCACCCGGCGAGGAAAGCTAAGCTGTCCGAGAGCGTACTCTGGGCGCCGTGGCGTATGAGCTACGTCGTCGGGGAGAAGCCGGCGCCGGACGCCTGCTTCTTCTGCGATCTCCCCGGGGCCGGTGACGACCGCGAAAATCTGATCCTCGCGACCGACGACCGGTGCGTCGTCATGATGAATCGCTACCCGTACAACAACGGCCATCTGATGGTCGCTCCCCGGGAACACACGGCGGAGCTCGGCGTCCTGGACCCCGAAACGTACGCCCACGTGATGGAGATGTTGCGCCGGACTGCCGGAATCGTTCGCACGGCGCTCGCCTGTGACGGGATGAACATCGGGCTGAACCTCGGGAAGGTGGCCGGGGCGGGGGTCGACTCGCATCTCCACTGGCACATCGTGCCGCGGTGGAACGGCGA belongs to Candidatus Binatia bacterium and includes:
- the sppA gene encoding signal peptide peptidase SppA, whose amino-acid sequence is MAKPRHPAGRAFRFFLAFAGVFAFVAFVVTLLPGSPGGSLLRTGDLHVALVPLRGEISRSDAFVETLSDLQKDSSVGAVVVRIESPGGAVAPSQEMYDAVLRLREEKPVIASLGSVAASGGYYVACAADVVVANPGTLTGSIGVIMQLTNLEGLMDKVGVRAEIVTAGTQKDMGSPFRSLSAPERAIFQTMADEVHTQFIDAVAVGRGMTPEAMRRVSTGRTFTGEQAQGLGLVDELGGLHEAVAIAAARAGIEGEPVVEKVSPRRGPWWMRALFSDESGVSAGGSALSHFADSLATLAGTSGDERTPQFLWRLPVVTEGLR
- a CDS encoding integration host factor subunit beta, producing MTKRELIETVANARPLLPRRDVETLVNAVFKTLSEALTRGERIEIRGFGSFIVKRRNAREGLNPKTGEAVSVSAKRVPFFKAGKELKLRVDKKPGDVGDEIAETNVALGEATAVGAPGEES
- a CDS encoding HIT domain-containing protein — encoded protein: MSYVVGEKPAPDACFFCDLPGAGDDRENLILATDDRCVVMMNRYPYNNGHLMVAPREHTAELGVLDPETYAHVMEMLRRTAGIVRTALACDGMNIGLNLGKVAGAGVDSHLHWHIVPRWNGDTNFMPVVAETKVMPQHLLACYDQLAPHFA